Proteins co-encoded in one Bacillus paramycoides genomic window:
- a CDS encoding CalY family protein, which yields MTLKKKLGIGIASAVLGAALVGGGTFAFFSDKEVSNNTFAAGTLDLALNPSTVVNVSNLKPGDTVEKEFKLENKGTLDIKKVLLKTDYNVEDVKKDNKDDFGKHIKVTFLKNVDKHETIVKQTTLDKLKSDTLTAVDNDLAAWFWDEKGISAGKSDKFKVKFEFVDNKKDQNEFQGDKLQLTWTFDAQQGDAEAK from the coding sequence ATGACTTTAAAGAAAAAATTAGGAATAGGTATCGCATCAGCAGTATTAGGAGCAGCGTTAGTTGGCGGAGGAACGTTTGCATTTTTCAGTGATAAAGAAGTATCAAACAATACATTTGCGGCTGGTACGCTTGATTTAGCATTAAATCCATCAACAGTTGTTAATGTATCGAATTTAAAACCTGGTGATACAGTCGAAAAAGAATTTAAATTAGAAAATAAAGGAACATTAGATATTAAAAAAGTACTACTAAAAACAGATTATAATGTAGAAGATGTGAAGAAAGATAATAAAGATGATTTTGGTAAACATATTAAAGTAACATTCTTAAAAAATGTAGATAAGCATGAGACTATTGTGAAACAAACTACATTAGATAAATTGAAGAGTGATACACTTACAGCAGTAGATAATGATTTAGCTGCTTGGTTCTGGGATGAAAAAGGTATTTCTGCAGGTAAATCTGATAAATTCAAAGTGAAATTTGAGTTCGTTGATAATAAAAAAGATCAAAATGAATTCCAAGGTGATAAGCTACAATTAACTTGGACGTTTGATGCACAACAAGGCGACGCTGAAGCAAAATAA
- the sipW gene encoding signal peptidase I SipW — MKLIWKVISNVISFVLFALMVCLAFVVISSKASGGDPTVMGYQFKSVLSGSMEPTFLTGSIIAIEPTKDGSKYQKGDVITFKEKDQKIITHRIIGVKDINGKVMYETKGDNNNGPDLEPVLAENVIGKYANITVPYAGYALNYANSKAGAALLLIIPGVFLLGYSAITIFSAIRSIDGEKKEKKVEQSV, encoded by the coding sequence ATGAAATTAATTTGGAAGGTGATTAGCAACGTTATCTCATTTGTTTTATTTGCCTTGATGGTTTGCTTAGCTTTTGTAGTTATTTCTTCAAAAGCGAGTGGTGGTGATCCAACAGTAATGGGATATCAATTTAAGAGTGTTCTTTCAGGATCGATGGAGCCAACATTTTTAACAGGATCAATCATTGCGATAGAGCCGACGAAAGATGGGTCTAAATATCAAAAAGGTGATGTTATTACTTTTAAAGAGAAAGATCAAAAAATTATCACTCACCGTATTATCGGTGTGAAAGATATAAATGGAAAAGTAATGTATGAAACAAAAGGAGATAACAACAACGGGCCTGATTTAGAACCGGTACTTGCGGAGAATGTTATTGGGAAATACGCGAATATTACAGTTCCTTATGCAGGGTATGCGTTAAATTATGCGAATTCAAAAGCTGGAGCTGCTTTACTTCTTATTATTCCAGGAGTCTTTTTACTAGGATATTCCGCTATTACTATTTTTAGTGCGATTCGTAGCATAGACGGAGAAAAGAAAGAGAAAAAAGTAGAACAATCCGTCTAG
- a CDS encoding permease — MNYSQKYFLIMGIIFFIMSGTMVLAGIMTHSAPPAPTYTVLAMMIMCFCLSYLHPQFKEKDERMKLIRYKGMFFSFFALTAYYLLFSFGLNLKILTLSTTELLNIFMALTMSTVFISFVVLSKRY, encoded by the coding sequence ATGAATTATTCACAAAAGTACTTTTTAATTATGGGAATTATTTTCTTTATTATGAGCGGAACTATGGTATTAGCAGGCATAATGACGCATTCGGCACCACCGGCTCCAACTTATACAGTACTTGCGATGATGATAATGTGCTTCTGCCTAAGTTACTTACACCCACAATTTAAAGAAAAAGATGAGCGGATGAAACTTATTCGTTATAAAGGAATGTTCTTCAGCTTTTTTGCGCTAACGGCATATTATCTTCTTTTCTCTTTCGGCTTAAACTTAAAAATACTTACACTATCTACTACTGAACTATTGAATATATTTATGGCACTTACGATGAGTACAGTTTTTATCTCATTTGTTGTTTTATCGAAAAGATATTAA
- the odhA gene encoding 2-oxoglutarate dehydrogenase E1 component, producing MTRKNTTTNPWAKFHGPNLGYVIEQYDLYVTGAGSVDPELQELFEIFGAPSFQDDVVTGDNTATHFSPQNTGNIEKILKVVQLVEQIRSFGHTLAHINPMEDAANGQSLLEKAMNELSDADLKAIPAKTVWQDAPEGIHTALDVIHRLKEVYTQTLAYEFSHIQDSEERAWLHQMVESNSLRQPLSNKKRTALLKRLTAVEGFEQFLHKTFVGQKRFSIEGVDMLVPVLDEIVLEGAKNGVEDVMIGMAHRGRLSVLAHVLEKPYSHMFAEFKHAKIEGAVANSGWTGDVKYHLGREQVVSNEEVSTRVTLANNPSHLEFVNPVVEGFARAAQENRKKSGLPEQDTSKSFVILVHGDAAFPGQGIVSETLNLSRLNAYQTGGTIHVIANNAVGFTTDSYDSRSTKYSSDLAKGFDIPIVHVNADDPEACLAAANLAIQYRMLFKKDFLIDLIGYRRYGHNEMDDPAVTQPQVYKKIKNHPTVRAIYADQLQAAGVLNTDEVETITQFTQEQLKSDYAQVPPADTSDTTIHVKVPDVVAKGIQSIDTGVELDSLRAINEGLLSWPEGFNVYPKVKKILERRKDALEENGKIEWALAESLAFASILQEGTPIRLTGQDSQRGTFAHRHIVLHDTDTNETYSPLHRLPNINASFSVHNSPLSEAAVVGYEYGYNVFAPETLVMWEAQYGDFSNTAQALFDQYVSAGRAKWGQKSGLVLLLPHGYEGQGPEHSSARPERFLQLAAENNWTVANLTSAAQYFHILRRQASILGTEAVRPLVLMTPKSLLRHPLTLSTASQLSEGRFQPALEQENLGTKPNKVKRLVLSTGKMAIDLAAEIESGKHDYNLDEIHVVRIEQLYPFPAEKIQSIIKRFINLEEIIWVQEEPRNMGAWHYMAPILFELAGDKVKTGYIGRPDRSSPSGGDPFAHKAEQELIVSHALDVKYNFRQDKQEIEVFSN from the coding sequence ATGACGAGGAAGAATACAACGACAAACCCTTGGGCCAAGTTCCACGGTCCGAACCTTGGTTATGTTATTGAGCAGTATGATCTTTACGTAACTGGAGCAGGTTCTGTTGATCCGGAATTACAAGAGCTTTTTGAAATTTTTGGAGCTCCTTCGTTTCAAGATGATGTCGTAACAGGGGACAACACAGCAACACATTTTTCTCCTCAAAACACAGGGAACATTGAAAAAATTCTTAAAGTCGTTCAGCTTGTTGAACAGATTCGTTCTTTCGGGCATACGTTAGCTCACATCAATCCGATGGAAGATGCTGCAAATGGACAATCTCTTCTTGAGAAAGCAATGAACGAACTGAGCGATGCGGATTTGAAAGCGATTCCAGCAAAAACAGTATGGCAAGATGCACCAGAAGGTATTCACACTGCACTTGATGTAATTCATAGATTAAAAGAAGTGTATACACAAACTTTAGCTTATGAATTTTCTCATATACAAGATAGTGAAGAACGCGCGTGGTTGCATCAAATGGTGGAATCAAATTCATTGCGTCAACCACTATCAAATAAAAAACGAACTGCTCTTTTAAAACGTTTAACAGCTGTTGAAGGTTTCGAGCAATTCTTGCATAAAACATTCGTTGGGCAAAAGCGTTTCTCTATCGAGGGCGTTGATATGCTTGTACCTGTTCTAGATGAGATTGTGCTAGAAGGTGCTAAAAATGGCGTAGAAGATGTCATGATTGGTATGGCTCACCGCGGTCGCCTGAGCGTACTTGCACACGTATTAGAAAAACCATATAGTCACATGTTTGCTGAATTCAAACATGCAAAAATAGAAGGCGCAGTAGCAAACTCTGGCTGGACTGGCGACGTGAAATATCATTTAGGTAGAGAACAAGTCGTTAGTAACGAAGAAGTTAGCACTCGCGTTACATTAGCAAATAACCCAAGTCACCTTGAGTTCGTTAATCCTGTTGTAGAAGGTTTTGCACGTGCGGCTCAAGAAAACCGTAAAAAATCTGGTCTTCCAGAACAAGATACTTCAAAATCATTCGTAATTTTAGTTCATGGTGATGCTGCATTCCCTGGTCAAGGTATTGTATCTGAAACGTTGAACTTAAGCAGATTGAACGCGTACCAAACGGGCGGAACAATTCATGTTATCGCAAACAATGCAGTTGGTTTTACGACTGATAGCTATGATTCTCGTTCTACGAAATATTCAAGCGACCTTGCAAAAGGTTTCGATATTCCGATTGTTCACGTGAACGCTGATGATCCGGAAGCTTGTCTTGCAGCTGCTAATCTTGCGATTCAATATCGCATGTTGTTCAAAAAAGATTTCTTAATCGATTTAATTGGTTACCGCCGCTACGGTCATAACGAAATGGATGACCCAGCAGTGACACAACCACAAGTGTACAAAAAGATTAAAAATCACCCAACTGTAAGAGCAATTTATGCAGATCAATTACAAGCTGCTGGTGTTCTAAATACAGATGAGGTCGAAACAATTACTCAGTTTACACAAGAACAATTAAAATCTGACTATGCACAAGTACCACCAGCTGATACGAGCGATACAACAATTCACGTTAAAGTGCCAGATGTTGTTGCAAAGGGCATTCAGTCAATTGATACTGGTGTTGAGCTTGACTCACTTCGTGCAATTAATGAAGGTCTACTATCTTGGCCAGAAGGCTTTAACGTATATCCGAAAGTGAAGAAAATTCTTGAACGCCGTAAAGATGCTCTTGAAGAGAACGGTAAAATTGAATGGGCACTTGCTGAGTCATTAGCATTCGCTTCTATTTTACAAGAAGGTACGCCAATTCGTTTAACTGGTCAAGATTCACAGCGTGGTACATTCGCTCATCGTCACATCGTATTACACGATACTGATACAAATGAAACATATTCACCATTACATCGCTTACCAAACATTAACGCTTCATTCTCTGTTCATAACAGTCCGTTATCAGAGGCTGCTGTTGTTGGTTACGAGTATGGTTATAACGTATTCGCTCCAGAAACGCTTGTTATGTGGGAAGCACAATATGGTGACTTCTCAAATACTGCGCAAGCATTATTTGATCAATATGTTTCAGCAGGAAGAGCAAAATGGGGTCAAAAATCTGGTTTAGTTCTTCTATTACCACACGGTTATGAAGGTCAAGGACCAGAGCACTCTAGTGCACGTCCAGAGCGTTTCTTACAGTTAGCTGCTGAGAACAACTGGACAGTTGCAAACTTAACGAGCGCGGCACAATACTTCCATATTTTACGTCGTCAAGCATCTATCCTAGGAACAGAAGCTGTTCGACCATTAGTACTGATGACGCCGAAGAGTTTATTACGTCACCCACTTACGCTTTCAACTGCTAGTCAGTTAAGCGAAGGACGTTTCCAACCTGCTCTAGAACAAGAAAACCTTGGCACGAAACCAAACAAAGTAAAACGCCTTGTTTTAAGCACAGGTAAAATGGCGATTGACTTAGCAGCAGAAATCGAGTCTGGTAAACATGACTACAACTTAGATGAAATTCATGTCGTTCGTATTGAACAGCTATACCCATTCCCTGCTGAGAAAATTCAATCTATTATTAAACGCTTTATAAACTTAGAAGAAATTATTTGGGTTCAAGAAGAACCTCGTAATATGGGCGCATGGCATTACATGGCTCCAATTCTGTTCGAACTAGCTGGAGATAAAGTGAAAACAGGTTATATTGGACGCCCAGATCGCTCTAGCCCATCTGGTGGCGATCCATTCGCTCACAAAGCTGAGCAAGAACTAATTGTTTCACACGCTTTAGATGTGAAGTATAACTTCCGTCAAGATAAACAAGAAATTGAAGTTTTCAGCAACTGA
- a CDS encoding DUF4047 domain-containing protein gives MLKPPRNFKKILILPCLCSITFYLGSQMMTYTEATFVHETKVTATISTASIFPKTVDQLTEQAKKHKEVILHEYEGMKSKVTATSTQEIEQTLVTWKQGREKIVAERELLQKVYVSIEGPFNQVQEELKGNKSESNKQVFSYVNAGFHIVKENCEYVDKEVNLQVIDKQIQDFEKLLVDKTAKLEESKKQEEAKKLEESKKQEEAKKLEESKKQEEAKKLEEKKQEEAKKLEEKKQEEAKKLEEKKQEEQQNKDSK, from the coding sequence ATGCTGAAGCCACCTCGCAATTTTAAAAAGATTCTTATATTGCCATGTTTGTGTTCTATTACTTTTTATTTAGGCTCTCAAATGATGACTTATACAGAAGCAACTTTCGTTCATGAAACGAAAGTAACGGCTACCATTTCTACAGCAAGTATTTTTCCAAAAACAGTTGATCAATTAACAGAACAAGCTAAGAAACATAAGGAAGTTATTTTGCATGAGTATGAAGGGATGAAATCAAAAGTAACTGCTACTTCCACTCAAGAGATAGAACAGACGCTTGTTACGTGGAAGCAAGGGCGGGAGAAAATAGTTGCTGAGAGAGAATTGTTACAAAAAGTATATGTATCAATAGAAGGTCCTTTTAATCAAGTGCAAGAAGAGTTAAAAGGAAATAAAAGTGAATCGAATAAGCAAGTATTCTCGTATGTGAATGCTGGTTTTCATATAGTGAAAGAAAACTGTGAGTATGTTGATAAAGAAGTTAATTTACAAGTGATTGATAAACAAATTCAAGATTTTGAGAAGTTACTAGTAGATAAAACAGCAAAACTAGAAGAGAGTAAGAAACAAGAAGAAGCAAAAAAATTAGAAGAGAGTAAGAAACAAGAAGAAGCGAAAAAGTTAGAAGAGAGTAAGAAACAAGAAGAAGCGAAAAAGTTAGAAGAGAAGAAACAAGAAGAGGCGAAAAAGTTAGAAGAGAAGAAACAAGAAGAGGCGAAAAAACTAGAAGAGAAGAAACAAGAAGAACAGCAAAATAAAGATAGCAAGTAA
- the odhB gene encoding 2-oxoglutarate dehydrogenase complex dihydrolipoyllysine-residue succinyltransferase: protein MIEIKVPELAESITEGTISQWLINVGDKVEKGGSVVELETDKVNVEIIAEDSGIVSKLLGEPGDTVEVGATIAILDANGAPVAVSTPAPLAEQPKQETAEAPKAAAPNAEQTATLQGLPNTNRPIASPAARKMARELGIDLNDVRSTDPLGRVRPHDVQAHAAAPKEAPAAPKSPAPAPVAKTEFEKPVERVKMSRRRQTIAKRLVEVQQTSAMLTTFNEVDMTAIMELRKERKDAFEKKHDVRLGFMSFFTKAVVAALKQFPLLNAEIQGDELIIKKFYDIGIAVAAPDGLVVPVVRDANQLNFAEIESEIRELGKKARDNKLSLKELQGGTFTITNGGVFGSLMSTPILNSPQVGILGMHKIQVRPVAIDAERMENRPMMYIALSYDHRIVDGKEAVSFLVAVKDMLEDPKSLLLEG, encoded by the coding sequence ATGATCGAAATTAAAGTACCTGAGCTTGCAGAATCTATTACTGAAGGAACTATCTCACAATGGCTTATCAACGTAGGCGACAAAGTTGAGAAAGGTGGCAGCGTTGTTGAGCTTGAAACTGATAAAGTCAATGTAGAAATCATTGCAGAAGATTCAGGTATTGTATCGAAGTTACTAGGCGAACCTGGGGATACAGTTGAAGTTGGCGCAACTATCGCAATTTTAGATGCAAACGGAGCACCAGTTGCAGTAAGTACACCTGCACCATTGGCTGAGCAACCAAAACAAGAAACGGCTGAAGCACCGAAAGCTGCGGCACCAAATGCTGAGCAAACTGCAACTCTACAAGGGTTACCAAATACGAACCGTCCTATCGCATCACCAGCTGCTAGAAAGATGGCTCGTGAATTAGGAATCGACTTAAATGACGTACGTAGCACAGATCCACTTGGACGTGTGAGACCACATGATGTACAAGCTCATGCTGCAGCACCAAAAGAAGCACCAGCTGCTCCAAAAAGTCCAGCTCCTGCTCCAGTTGCAAAAACTGAATTTGAAAAACCAGTTGAGCGCGTGAAAATGTCCCGCCGCCGTCAAACAATTGCAAAACGCCTTGTAGAAGTTCAACAAACATCTGCAATGTTAACAACATTTAACGAAGTTGATATGACTGCAATCATGGAATTACGTAAAGAGCGTAAAGACGCTTTCGAGAAAAAACATGATGTACGTCTTGGTTTCATGTCATTCTTCACAAAAGCAGTTGTTGCAGCATTAAAACAATTCCCATTATTAAATGCTGAAATTCAAGGCGACGAGCTTATCATTAAAAAATTCTATGATATCGGTATTGCAGTAGCAGCTCCAGATGGATTAGTTGTTCCAGTTGTACGCGATGCGAACCAATTAAACTTCGCTGAAATCGAAAGCGAAATTCGTGAATTAGGTAAAAAAGCACGTGACAACAAACTTTCATTAAAAGAACTACAAGGTGGTACATTCACAATTACAAACGGTGGTGTGTTCGGTTCTCTAATGTCTACACCGATCCTAAACAGCCCACAAGTTGGTATTTTAGGAATGCACAAAATCCAAGTACGTCCTGTTGCTATTGATGCAGAACGTATGGAAAACCGTCCAATGATGTACATCGCTTTATCTTACGATCACCGTATCGTTGATGGTAAAGAAGCAGTTAGCTTCCTTGTTGCTGTTAAAGATATGCTTGAAGATCCAAAATCATTATTATTAGAAGGTTGA
- a CDS encoding D-alanyl-D-alanine carboxypeptidase family protein, with product MVKFKKILAFITVICLFFLTPMTLRAETNIGVNPEQVAPPPKEGPNVFSQFATTIDAKTGDILYDKNAHHRAFPASMTKVLTAILLMEHTKPEDQFTFSQLALDQEKSNYQIEFQPGETINRNTALMILMVLSANDVSYAIAERIGGSVENFAHMMNERAKQLGATDSHFVTPNGLHDPNHYTTPYDIAMITRGVQKYPEILQAMNTKRTTVTTSRQTVSIFNKSTYFENPYSIGGKTGFTNEARNTLVLLNEKDGNRIINVVMASQRPEIYEDLKQMADYSFGQFVKQTVLDKHSWHQKTTYLNKDIDSELEQSAELMLKKDEGKNVRTIFRAASLDKDSLYHKGIHRGEVVGSVDITKNNQTIATVNVLSKEDVTFAIPKKDTDTPEVKESNVKIISIGIGAAVLFGAILFVVLRRNTTGMKSEEK from the coding sequence ATGGTAAAATTTAAGAAAATTTTGGCTTTTATTACCGTTATTTGTTTATTTTTTTTGACACCTATGACGTTACGTGCTGAGACAAATATTGGAGTGAATCCAGAACAAGTAGCCCCACCACCTAAGGAAGGGCCGAATGTTTTTAGTCAGTTTGCAACTACGATTGATGCGAAAACTGGAGATATTTTGTATGATAAAAACGCACATCATCGTGCATTTCCGGCTAGTATGACGAAAGTGTTAACGGCGATTTTACTTATGGAGCATACGAAGCCAGAGGATCAGTTTACGTTTTCACAATTAGCATTAGATCAAGAGAAGAGTAATTATCAAATTGAGTTTCAACCTGGTGAGACGATTAATAGAAATACTGCGCTTATGATTTTAATGGTGCTGAGTGCGAATGATGTGTCGTATGCGATTGCGGAGCGTATTGGTGGAAGTGTTGAGAATTTCGCTCATATGATGAATGAGAGAGCGAAGCAATTAGGTGCTACAGATAGTCATTTTGTCACGCCAAACGGATTGCATGATCCGAATCATTATACTACGCCATATGATATTGCGATGATTACGAGAGGTGTGCAAAAGTACCCTGAAATACTTCAAGCAATGAATACGAAAAGAACGACAGTTACGACATCTAGACAGACAGTGTCTATTTTTAACAAGTCTACTTATTTTGAAAATCCATATAGTATTGGTGGAAAGACAGGTTTTACAAATGAAGCGCGCAATACACTCGTTTTATTAAATGAGAAGGATGGAAATCGTATTATAAATGTAGTAATGGCTTCTCAAAGACCTGAAATTTATGAAGATTTGAAGCAGATGGCGGACTATTCTTTCGGTCAATTTGTGAAGCAAACGGTACTAGATAAACATAGTTGGCATCAAAAGACAACATATTTAAATAAAGATATTGATAGCGAACTTGAGCAAAGTGCAGAACTTATGCTTAAGAAAGATGAAGGGAAAAACGTAAGGACGATTTTCCGTGCGGCTTCATTAGATAAAGATTCTTTATATCATAAAGGAATTCATCGTGGTGAGGTAGTTGGATCAGTTGATATTACGAAAAATAATCAAACAATTGCGACGGTAAATGTTCTTTCAAAAGAAGATGTTACTTTTGCGATACCTAAAAAAGATACGGATACGCCTGAAGTAAAAGAATCAAATGTGAAAATAATAAGCATTGGGATAGGTGCGGCTGTATTATTTGGAGCCATTTTATTTGTAGTGCTACGCCGAAATACAACAGGAATGAAATCAGAAGAAAAATAA
- a CDS encoding helix-turn-helix transcriptional regulator has product MENKMVEYRKKFGLSQEKLAEKLGVSRQTIISIEKGKYDPSLPLAFEIAKTFQTTIEHVFIYEGKEGEE; this is encoded by the coding sequence TTGGAAAATAAAATGGTTGAATACCGAAAAAAATTTGGACTATCTCAAGAAAAATTGGCTGAGAAACTTGGCGTTTCTAGGCAAACCATCATTTCAATTGAAAAAGGAAAATACGATCCATCACTTCCGTTAGCATTTGAAATCGCGAAAACATTTCAGACAACGATAGAACATGTATTTATTTATGAAGGAAAAGAAGGGGAGGAATAG
- the calY gene encoding biofilm matrix protein CalY, with the protein MSLKKKLGMGVASAALGLSLIGGGTFAYFSDKEVSNNTFAAGTLDLTLDPTTLVDIKDLKPGDSVKKEFLLKNSGSLTIKDVKLATKYTVKDAKGDNAGEDFGKHVKVKFLWNWDKQSEPVYETTLADLQKTDPDLLAKDIFAPEWGEKGGLEAGTEDYLWVQFEFVDDGKDQNIFQGDSLNLEWTFNANQEAGEEK; encoded by the coding sequence GTGAGTCTGAAAAAGAAATTAGGTATGGGAGTTGCATCAGCAGCATTGGGGTTATCTTTAATTGGTGGAGGAACATTCGCATACTTTAGCGATAAAGAAGTATCGAATAATACATTTGCGGCTGGGACGTTAGATCTTACATTAGACCCTACAACGCTTGTAGATATTAAAGATTTAAAACCAGGGGATTCTGTTAAGAAAGAGTTCTTATTAAAGAATAGCGGTTCATTAACAATTAAAGACGTTAAACTAGCGACAAAGTATACTGTGAAAGATGCAAAAGGTGATAATGCTGGTGAAGACTTTGGTAAGCACGTTAAAGTGAAATTCCTTTGGAACTGGGATAAACAAAGTGAGCCTGTATATGAAACAACTTTAGCAGACTTACAAAAAACTGATCCAGATCTTTTAGCTAAAGACATCTTTGCTCCTGAGTGGGGAGAAAAGGGTGGATTAGAAGCTGGTACAGAGGATTATTTATGGGTACAATTTGAATTTGTAGATGATGGAAAAGACCAAAATATCTTCCAAGGTGATTCATTGAATTTAGAATGGACATTCAATGCTAACCAAGAAGCTGGAGAAGAAAAATAA
- a CDS encoding putative thiazole-containing bacteriocin maturation protein: MSNLPIHAKLKANKDTFFLPDSNGGVYFRNNASSFRMDGDGIYNWIEKLMPMFNGNYSLAEITDGLPLPYQNRVLEIGEILYTNGFVRDVSQDAPHELNSALLDRYASQIEFLEADSHSGALKFETYRTANVLIIGSGNMLTSLVSSLLESGLPTFHYLVTDYAETNYDRIHELVELAHEVDDTVLVQEIDTTIDRPLHEVFEPFDWILYVSQNGDIEGLRAIHTICREVGKNFIPAVCLSTLGIAGPVVTANREECWESAWHRLHETTLQEGHSSASFSPVTSAMLANIIVFELFKHVADDSHREKNPKFFLLNYETLEGTWHPFIKHPLATDESFTIDTIENLSEQLEHRSNQHTSTDLFRFFDSLTSKEAGIFHVWDEQNSYQLPLSQCHIQVATPLSDGPASLLPLMTCGGLTHNEARREAGLAGIETYVAEIMHRLIPEHNDIGIGAGETMTEGVYRALQQHLNNKLYERQSHMLEEISTVDLTEIHDKHCRFYYDALATIHETPKIAVSEEILSFPVVWVGIHDRWYGASNINTTLALRNALQLSILHLQNEETPYRANILPESSIILYDTDSFRLEIQAEEEIPSTQSVQLALQHLEEHNFYPFVFDLAIEPFLKENLDGVYGVLIAKEDSL; this comes from the coding sequence ATGAGTAACCTTCCAATTCATGCAAAACTTAAAGCAAATAAGGATACCTTCTTCCTCCCCGACTCAAACGGGGGTGTCTATTTTCGAAATAACGCCAGTTCATTTCGTATGGACGGTGACGGAATTTATAACTGGATTGAAAAATTAATGCCGATGTTTAACGGTAATTATTCTTTAGCAGAAATAACGGATGGTCTCCCTCTTCCCTATCAAAATCGTGTACTTGAAATTGGAGAGATTTTATATACAAATGGATTTGTCCGTGATGTAAGTCAAGATGCACCTCATGAATTAAACAGCGCATTACTTGATAGATATGCTTCGCAAATTGAATTTTTAGAAGCAGATTCTCATTCAGGTGCTCTAAAATTCGAAACGTACCGCACAGCAAATGTACTTATAATTGGTTCTGGAAATATGCTTACTTCCTTAGTTTCTTCTTTATTAGAATCCGGATTACCTACCTTTCATTACCTTGTGACAGATTATGCGGAAACAAATTACGACCGCATTCATGAGCTAGTAGAACTTGCCCATGAAGTAGATGATACTGTACTTGTTCAAGAAATAGATACGACAATTGATCGACCTCTGCATGAAGTGTTCGAGCCTTTCGACTGGATTTTGTACGTTTCTCAAAATGGGGATATTGAAGGCTTAAGAGCAATTCATACGATTTGTAGAGAAGTAGGGAAGAATTTCATCCCCGCTGTCTGTTTATCAACACTTGGTATAGCTGGTCCTGTCGTAACAGCTAATCGTGAAGAATGCTGGGAATCCGCATGGCATCGGCTACATGAAACAACTTTACAAGAGGGACATTCATCAGCATCATTTTCACCAGTTACATCTGCAATGTTAGCAAATATAATCGTTTTTGAATTATTTAAACATGTTGCTGATGATTCACATCGAGAAAAGAATCCAAAATTCTTTTTATTAAACTATGAAACACTCGAAGGAACATGGCATCCTTTTATAAAACATCCTCTCGCAACTGATGAAAGTTTTACAATTGATACGATAGAAAATCTTTCTGAACAACTTGAACATCGGTCCAACCAACATACCTCAACTGATTTATTCCGTTTTTTCGATTCATTAACTTCTAAAGAAGCTGGTATATTCCACGTATGGGATGAACAAAATTCTTATCAATTACCGTTATCACAATGCCATATTCAAGTAGCTACACCACTATCAGATGGTCCTGCTTCCCTCCTGCCTCTTATGACTTGTGGTGGTTTGACTCATAATGAAGCACGCAGAGAAGCTGGTTTAGCAGGAATTGAAACCTATGTAGCAGAAATTATGCACCGCCTTATCCCTGAACATAACGATATCGGTATTGGCGCCGGAGAGACGATGACAGAAGGTGTATACCGGGCGCTACAACAACATTTAAATAATAAATTGTATGAGCGGCAATCACATATGCTAGAAGAAATTTCGACCGTCGACTTAACCGAAATTCATGATAAACATTGTAGATTTTATTACGATGCTCTCGCTACAATTCATGAAACACCTAAAATAGCAGTAAGTGAAGAGATTCTCAGCTTTCCAGTCGTTTGGGTCGGTATACATGATCGATGGTACGGTGCATCTAATATTAATACGACGTTAGCGTTACGAAACGCACTACAACTATCAATTCTTCACCTTCAAAATGAAGAGACTCCATACAGAGCTAATATCTTGCCTGAATCCTCTATTATTTTATATGACACGGATTCTTTTAGGTTAGAAATACAAGCGGAAGAAGAAATTCCAAGCACGCAATCTGTACAGCTTGCCTTACAACATTTAGAAGAACATAATTTTTATCCATTCGTGTTTGATTTAGCTATTGAACCATTTTTGAAAGAAAACTTAGATGGTGTGTACGGGGTATTAATTGCAAAGGAGGATAGTCTATGA
- a CDS encoding DUF3976 domain-containing protein, whose amino-acid sequence MQMMYAFGIGLVLFLAVFLFIRKDVQGGTLTKRGFYKMIGCLVVMFIAIIVMIVLINQSL is encoded by the coding sequence ATGCAAATGATGTATGCTTTTGGCATTGGGCTTGTATTATTTTTAGCCGTATTCTTATTTATTCGTAAAGACGTGCAAGGTGGGACGTTAACGAAAAGAGGCTTTTATAAAATGATCGGCTGTTTAGTTGTTATGTTTATAGCGATTATCGTAATGATCGTTTTAATAAATCAATCACTATAG